One Actinomycetota bacterium DNA window includes the following coding sequences:
- the trpB gene encoding tryptophan synthase subunit beta: MTIPARFGPYGGRYVPETVIPALDELTAAYERLKDDSAFQAEFESLLKDFVGRPTPLYFASRLTGKLGGPHIYLKREDLCHTGAHKINNTVGQLLLAAEMGKTRIIAETGAGQHGVATATAAALFGIPCAIYMGVKDIARQELNVVRMKLLGAEVLPVDSGSKSLKDAMNEAIRDWVSNVEHTYYVIGSVAGPAPYPALVRDFQSVIGREAREQILAAEEKLPTELIACVGGGSNAMGLFAAFLDDEVGMIGVEAAGEGLESGKHGASIERGRRGVLHGSMSYILQDAYGQILEAHSISAGLDYPGVGPEHSWLHDEGRVRYDSVTDDEALAAFTMLSETEGIIPALESSHAVAWLAKHAGDYGKDDVVIVNLSGRGDKDVHQAARALGIME, translated from the coding sequence ATGACCATACCTGCAAGGTTCGGCCCTTACGGCGGGCGCTATGTGCCCGAGACCGTGATCCCGGCGCTCGATGAGCTCACCGCCGCCTACGAGCGGCTAAAAGACGACTCTGCCTTCCAGGCCGAGTTCGAATCGTTGCTCAAAGACTTCGTGGGACGGCCGACGCCGCTCTATTTCGCGTCGCGGCTGACCGGGAAGCTCGGTGGTCCGCATATATATCTCAAGCGCGAGGATCTCTGCCACACCGGCGCCCACAAGATCAACAACACCGTCGGGCAGCTGCTGCTGGCCGCGGAGATGGGCAAGACCAGGATCATTGCCGAGACCGGCGCCGGGCAGCACGGCGTTGCCACGGCTACGGCCGCCGCGCTCTTTGGAATTCCCTGCGCTATCTACATGGGCGTCAAGGACATCGCCCGCCAGGAGCTCAACGTGGTGCGCATGAAGCTGCTGGGGGCCGAGGTCCTGCCGGTGGACTCCGGCAGTAAATCGCTCAAGGACGCCATGAACGAGGCCATTCGCGACTGGGTGAGCAACGTCGAGCATACTTATTACGTCATCGGTTCGGTAGCCGGGCCGGCTCCGTACCCGGCGCTGGTGCGCGATTTCCAGAGCGTGATCGGACGCGAGGCCCGGGAGCAGATCCTGGCCGCCGAGGAGAAACTGCCCACGGAGCTGATCGCCTGTGTCGGCGGCGGCTCCAACGCCATGGGGCTGTTCGCCGCCTTTCTCGACGACGAGGTCGGCATGATCGGAGTCGAGGCGGCGGGGGAGGGGCTGGAGAGCGGCAAGCATGGCGCTTCGATCGAGCGCGGCCGGCGCGGCGTGCTGCACGGGTCGATGTCGTACATTCTGCAGGACGCTTACGGCCAGATCCTCGAGGCGCATTCGATCTCGGCAGGCCTCGATTATCCTGGCGTGGGCCCCGAGCATTCCTGGCTCCACGATGAGGGGCGTGTGCGCTACGATTCGGTGACCGACGACGAGGCTCTGGCCGCATTCACCATGCTTTCCGAGACCGAAGGGATCATCCCGGCGCTGGAGAGCTCTCACGCCGTCGCCTGGCTGGCAAAGCATGCCGGCGAT